In Desulfobacterales bacterium, the genomic window AAGAAGATGCCGGCAAACTAAGCCACGATCCGAACCGGCCCTACAGTCAAGTGGATTTTAACCGGACGGGCGTGCCGCTGATCGAAGTCGTCAGTGAGCCGGACCTGCGTTCGCCGGGAGAGGCCGGCATATACCTGCGCCGGCTGCGCTCAATCCTGAGGTATCTGGACATTTGCGACGGCAACATGGAAGAAGGCAGCTTTCGTTGTGACGCCAATGTTTCAGTACGGCCCAAAGGAACCGAGGTCTTGGGCACCCGCACCGAGCTTAAAAATTTGAACTCCTTCAAGCACGTGGAAAAGGCGCTTGCCTACGAGATTGAACGCCAGCAGGAAGTCCTGTCCGAAGGGGGTCGGGTGATCCAGGAGACTCGCCTGTGGGACCCTGACAAAAACCGGACAACGTCCATGCGGGGCAAGGAGGAGGCCCACGATTACCGCTACTTTCCGGACCCGGACCTGCTGCCCCTGATGATTGGCGAAAGCTGGGTCGAGGCCGTCCGTAAGACCCTGCCGGAATTGCCGGATGAAAAAAAAGCGCGGTTTGTGAAACAATATGATCTGCCCGTTTACGACGCCGAGCTGCTGTCCTCCAGCAGGGAACTGGCAGCATACTTTGAAGATTGCGTGGGGCTGCTGCCCCAACCCAAAACGGTCAGCAACTGGGTGATGGGGCCGCTGCTGGGACTGCTGAACAGCGAAGGAAAGATTATCGAAGAGTCTCCGGTTTCAGCCGCGGATCTGGCCGGCCTGCTGGCGCTTCTGGAGAAGGGGGTTGTCAGCGCCAAGATCGCCAAAACCGTTTTTGAAGCCATGGCCCAAACCGGCCGGCCGGCGGAAGTGATCGTCAAGGAAAAGGGTTTGGTGCAGGTGTCGGATGCATCCGCCATCGGGGAAATCATCACAGCGGTCATTGAAAAATTTTCCCGGGAAACGGCAGATTATAAGAACGGCAAAACCAAACTGATGGGCTTTTTCATGGGAGAGGTCATGAAGGCGACCAAAGGAAAGGCGAATCCGAAGGTGGTTAATGAAATGCTGGTGAGGAAATTGGGTGAATAGGGACGAGTGACGAATTTATAGCGATAATGTTTCGCGCAGAGGCGCAGAGGCGCTGAGAATGACTGAAAATGACATAGGGACAATTGTAATTGAGTGTGCCATCGCCGTGCATCGCGAACTCGGCCCCGGACTCCTTGAAACCGTGTACGAAGTCGCCTTGGCGCATGAGTTACGAGAGAGGGGGCTGGAGGTTGAACGTCAGGTTCCGGTACCGATTCAGTATAAAGACATCAAGTTCGACGAGGGATTTCGTGCGGACATAATTGTCCATGGCAAGGTTATTTTGGAACTGAAATCGGTTGAAAGGGCGACAGCGGCGCATAAGAAGCAGGTGCAGACGTATCTGCGACTGACCGGGTGCAAACTGGGCTATCTGCTTAACTTCGGCGAAGCCCTGATGAAAGCCGGGATTACCCGGTGTGTAAACGGTCTGGAGGAATAATTATCCCTGCGGCTCAGCGTCTCTGCGGGAGAAATAAAAACAATGCTGAAATAAAACAGGAGGTTTTCTTGAAGACTCTATTGAACAAAACGTGCAAGGTGCTCTTTTCCCTCCTTGCCCTTATCATTTCTGTTTCAATTTCTTCGGCTGCGGAAAAAGCCGCCAGGGTTGCCGTCATTCCCTTTACCGTCAATGCTGAAAAGGACCTGTCTTTTTTAAGGCAGGGCATTGTCGACATGCTGTCTTCCAGGCTGGCCTGGGAGGGCAAGGTCGTTGTCATCAGCCGGGAAGCGGTTTTAAGTGCGTATCCGGCAGGGGCGGGATTGTTGACGGAAAAGGATGCCCGGGAGATCGGAACAGCCCTCGACGCCGATTACGTCCTTTTCGGCAGTATGACGGTTTTCGGCAACAGCGTCAGCATCGATGCCAAGATGGCGGACATTTCCAACAGCCGGCCGACCCTGGCGTTTTTCAACCAGAGCCAGGGCATGGACGAGGTGATTCCGCGCATCAATCAGTTTGCCGAAGAGATCAACGCCACCATTTTTGGCCGCAAGATTGCGGTGCCGGCCCTGGCCCAGCAGC contains:
- the gatB gene encoding Asp-tRNA(Asn)/Glu-tRNA(Gln) amidotransferase subunit GatB, whose product is MKFEPVIGLEVHAQLKTKTKIFCSCSTRFGAPPNTHTCPVCLGMPGVLPVLNKKVVEFALRMALATNCQIARESRFARKNYFYPDLPKGYQISQYELPIGAGGFIEIEDDGIRRRIGITRIHMEEDAGKLSHDPNRPYSQVDFNRTGVPLIEVVSEPDLRSPGEAGIYLRRLRSILRYLDICDGNMEEGSFRCDANVSVRPKGTEVLGTRTELKNLNSFKHVEKALAYEIERQQEVLSEGGRVIQETRLWDPDKNRTTSMRGKEEAHDYRYFPDPDLLPLMIGESWVEAVRKTLPELPDEKKARFVKQYDLPVYDAELLSSSRELAAYFEDCVGLLPQPKTVSNWVMGPLLGLLNSEGKIIEESPVSAADLAGLLALLEKGVVSAKIAKTVFEAMAQTGRPAEVIVKEKGLVQVSDASAIGEIITAVIEKFSRETADYKNGKTKLMGFFMGEVMKATKGKANPKVVNEMLVRKLGE
- a CDS encoding GxxExxY protein: MTENDIGTIVIECAIAVHRELGPGLLETVYEVALAHELRERGLEVERQVPVPIQYKDIKFDEGFRADIIVHGKVILELKSVERATAAHKKQVQTYLRLTGCKLGYLLNFGEALMKAGITRCVNGLEE